A window of the Brassica napus cultivar Da-Ae chromosome C5, Da-Ae, whole genome shotgun sequence genome harbors these coding sequences:
- the LOC106401539 gene encoding protein kinase STUNTED, translated as MTENDVITGGGGCTVVVGVKLDASSSELLDWALVKVAEPGDTVIALHILTNEITDQAGNSSFLSLVKTLDSVREVYEGLCKLKQVELKLKLCRGSSSRKVLVREAKLCNASKVVVGVSKSYHTIHSSVSVAKYLARKLAKDCWVMAVDNGKVMFQKDGSPLTIHQSKGKSNARRNTLSSFFQMPVTLQKNTKVVNNSEEGGEEEEAEEDRSSGHSLRQALVSSCLRNRSVCGNVSGSSCYDVDQEENADKGDLTRFINLLVKEIPEFRPGWPLLCRVPSSDVLVNVPRSSSYRRIPVAQWVLKLPSRTNSAVGSSDTKQIGFDFSESEDDNNKLSSLNAEGPAIVPDGNDSVIVKCSPDNSPEELEGLHERVSTSCQSFKYNELVSVTSNFCPDNFIGKGGSSKVYRGHLPNGREVAVKILKQTKGVLNDFVAEIEIITALNHKNVISLLGYCFENSSLLLVYNYLSRGSLEENLHGNKRVSVAFGWNERYKVAVGIAEALDYLHNSAPQAVIHRDVKSSNILLSDDFEPQLSDFGLAKWASASTTQTICSDVSGTFGYLAPEYFMYGKMNDKIDVYAYGVVLLELLSGRKPINSESPKARQSLVMWAKPILDDRDYSQLLDPSLLDDNDGDQMERMALAATLCIRHNPQSRPDMGMVLNLLKGDMEKLKWAKEEVSIGLEDSKLLKDEKLHRSNLQSHLNLAFLDMEDDAHSMVSMDQGISVEDYLKGRESRSSSFN; from the exons ATGACCGAAAACGACGTCATtacaggaggaggaggctgtacTGTTGTAGTTGGCGTGAAGTTGGATGCGTCGAGCAGCGAGCTGCTGGATTGGGCTTTGGTTAAGGTTGCTGAACCGGGTGATACCGTCATCGCTCTTCACATTCTCACCAATG AGATCACCGATCAAGCAGGCAACTCTTCGTTTCTCTCCCTTGTTAAAACTCTCGACTCTGTTCGTGAAGTCTATGAAGGTCTCTGCAAATTAAAACAg gTTGAGTTGAAGCTGAAGCTATGCCGGGGCTCTTCTTCTCGAAAGGTTCTAGTCAGAGAAGCAAAACTGTGTAATGCATCCAAAGTTGTGGTTGGAGTTTCCAAAAGCTACCATACAATTCATTCTTCTGTCTCAGTGGCTAAGTACTTAGCCAGGAAACTAGCAAAAGACTGCTGGGTTATGGCTGTTGACAACGGGAAAGTCATGTTTCAGAAAGATGGTTCCCCACTGACCATTCACCAATCTAAAG GGAAAAGCAACGCTCGTAGGAACACTTTGTCTAGCTTCTTTCAGATGCCTGTCACATTGCAAAAGAATACAAAAGTAGTTAACAACTCGGAGGAGGGAGgggaagaggaagaagcagaGGAGGATCGTTCCAGTGGACATAGTCTACGGCAGGCTTTAGTGTCTTCCTGCCTTAGGAATCGCTCTGTTTGTGGAAATGTATCTGGATCGTCCTGTTATGATGTTGATCAAGAAGAAAACGCTGATAAAGGAGATTTGACCAGATTCATCAATCTGCTGGTAAAGGAGATTCCCGAGTTTAGACCAGGCTGGCCTTTGCTTTGTCGTGTACCTTCTTCGGATGTGTTAGTTAATGTTCCGCGAAGCTCTTCGTACAGAAGAATACCAGTTGCTCAGTGGGTGCTGAAGCTGCCTTCTAGGACCAACTCTGCTGTTGGGAGTTCAGACACTAAGCagattggttttgatttttctgaATCTGAAGATGATAATAATAAGTTGTCTAGCTTGAACGCTGAAGGTCCAGCAATTGTTCCTGATGGTAATGATTCTGTGATCGTGAAATGTTCTCCTGATAATAGTCCAGAGGAATTAGAGGGGCTTCATGAGAGGGTCTCCACATCTTGCCAGTCCTTTAAGTACAATGAGCTTGTGTCAGTGACATCCAACTTTTGTCCTG ATAATTTCATCGGAAAAGGAGGAAGCAGCAAGGTGTATAGAGGTCATCTGCCTAATGGAAGAGAGGTTGCAGTGAAAATTCTCAAGCAAACCAAAGGCGTCTTGAATGATTTTGTGGCAGAGATTGAAATCATTACAGCCTTAAACCATAAGAACGTTATTTCCCTCTTAGGTTACTGCTTTGAAAACAGTAGTCTCTTACTTGTATACAATTATCTCTCAAGAGGAAGCCTTGAAGAGAATCTTCACG GCAACAAGAGAGTTTCGGTTGCGTTTGGTTGGAACGAGAGATATAAGGTGGCTGTGGGAATAGCTGAGGCGTTGGACTATTTGCATAACAGTGCTCCACAAGCCGTCATTCACAGAGATGTTAAGTCATCAAACATATTGTTATCTGATGATTTTGAGCCacaa CTTTCTGATTTTGGGCTTGCAAAGTGGGCGTCGGCATCTACAACGCAGACAATCTGCTCCGATGTCTCAGGCACCTTTGG GTACTTAGCTCCAGAGTACTTTATGTATGGTAAGATGAACGATAAGATAGATGTATATGCATATGGTGTTGTACTCCTCGAGCTTCTTTCTGGAAGAAAACCGATAAATAGTGAATCTCCAAAGGCTCGACAGAGTCTTGTTATGTGG GCCAAACCAATTCTGGATGATAGAGACTATTCTCAGTTACTGGACCCGAGTTTGTTAGATGACAACGATGGTGACCAGATGGAGAGGATGGCGTTAGCGGCCACTCTTTGTATAAGACATAATCCTCAATCTAGGCCAGATATGGGAATG GTATTAAATCTTCTTAAAGGTGACATGGAGAAGCTGAAGTGGGCAAAGGAAGAAGTTAGTATTGGTTTAGAGGATTCAAAGCTACTCAAAGACGAGAAACTGCATAGGTCAAATCTACAGTCACATCTAAACCTAGCGTTCCTTGACATGGAAGACGACGCGCACTCTATGGTAAGCATGGATCAAGGCATCTCCGTGGAGGATTATCTTAAAGGCAGGGAAAGCCGCTCATCAAGCTTCAACTGA